In Gemmata obscuriglobus, a single genomic region encodes these proteins:
- a CDS encoding glycosyltransferase family 2 protein, producing the protein MPPSFVVIVPTRNRAALAKNAIGSVLSQAGTNVRLLVSDNSTTPAERAELAAHCSRLADPRVQYVNPPEPLPMPAHWEFAVGYAQKNYDATHFVILTDRMMFRAGMLAAVTELVAERPDDVLSYNDDMVHDLHSPVRLERKPLTGKVFDLEAEQLLYLSSIGVFPQALPRMLNCVVPRGLLAAIRTRFGDVYTSVAPDLCHAYRCMSLRDRVRYFDAPVMVQYGFAKSNGTGYYGGKTNDAWVDFNRCAGARGITFAAPVPEVCCNLNVVYHEYCFVREQANDPARFPAVDWTRYVHAIANDIQSCANPENRAALFAVLKARVGADLAGWAPPPAAPPAPPAPRKSLWAKLRDAARAARGEPAADGTFRTTAAALAYSHRTAPVYVPINDHVQYMQRGWKLAG; encoded by the coding sequence ATGCCCCCCTCGTTCGTCGTGATCGTGCCCACCCGGAACCGCGCGGCCCTTGCGAAGAACGCGATCGGCAGCGTACTTTCGCAGGCAGGTACCAACGTCCGGTTGCTCGTTTCGGACAACTCAACGACCCCGGCGGAACGGGCGGAACTGGCGGCGCACTGCTCCCGGCTCGCGGACCCGAGGGTGCAGTACGTGAACCCGCCCGAGCCGCTCCCGATGCCGGCGCACTGGGAGTTCGCTGTCGGGTACGCCCAAAAGAACTACGACGCCACCCACTTCGTCATCCTCACGGACCGGATGATGTTCCGGGCCGGGATGCTCGCCGCCGTGACCGAACTGGTTGCCGAGCGGCCCGACGACGTGCTGTCGTACAACGACGACATGGTTCACGACCTGCACTCGCCGGTGCGGTTGGAGCGGAAACCGCTGACCGGGAAGGTGTTCGACCTCGAAGCGGAGCAACTCCTCTACCTGTCCTCGATCGGGGTGTTCCCACAAGCGCTACCACGGATGCTCAACTGCGTCGTGCCGCGCGGCCTGCTGGCCGCGATCCGCACCCGGTTCGGGGATGTGTACACGTCCGTGGCCCCGGACCTGTGCCACGCGTACCGGTGCATGTCGCTGCGCGACCGGGTCCGGTATTTCGACGCCCCGGTGATGGTGCAGTACGGGTTCGCCAAGAGTAACGGCACCGGCTACTACGGCGGCAAGACGAACGACGCCTGGGTGGACTTTAACCGGTGCGCCGGGGCGCGCGGCATCACGTTCGCGGCGCCCGTCCCCGAGGTGTGCTGCAACCTGAACGTCGTGTACCACGAGTACTGCTTCGTGCGCGAGCAGGCCAACGATCCGGCCCGGTTCCCGGCCGTGGACTGGACCCGGTACGTTCACGCCATCGCCAACGACATTCAGTCGTGCGCGAACCCCGAAAACCGTGCGGCCCTGTTCGCGGTGCTGAAGGCGCGGGTCGGTGCCGACCTCGCCGGGTGGGCACCGCCGCCCGCGGCGCCGCCGGCCCCTCCCGCGCCGCGAAAATCCCTCTGGGCCAAGCTGCGTGACGCGGCCCGCGCCGCACGCGGGGAACCGGCCGCCGACGGCACCTTCCGGACCACCGCCGCGGCCCTCGCGTACTCGCACCGCACCGCACCTGTTTACGTGCCGATCAACGACCACGTTCAGTACATGCAGCGCGGCTGGAAGCTCGCCGGTTGA
- a CDS encoding phytanoyl-CoA dioxygenase family protein encodes MPATLSDDAVREYHADGFHVARGFFDAEEIDLLKRSAKEDNELDRRSFGRADGEGGVVRLSLWNHPGDGIYGMFARCERMVRSCEKLLGDEAYHYHSKMILKDAKVGGAWAWHQDYGYWYQNGVLTPNLVSVFIAVDPCTRENGCLQVIGRSHHAGRVNHILTGEQAGADRERVEELLKRPDQFPLVYVTMEPGDAVFFHSNLLHRSDQNRSDHPRWAMICCYNAKSNDPYKDSHHPRYTPLSVVPDAAIKRAGVKRFADSGDVKWLEDARDSSAKSLLGDQNR; translated from the coding sequence ATGCCCGCAACCCTCTCCGACGACGCCGTTCGCGAGTACCACGCCGACGGGTTCCACGTGGCCCGCGGGTTCTTCGACGCGGAGGAGATCGACCTCCTGAAGCGGTCCGCGAAGGAGGACAACGAACTCGACCGGCGCTCGTTCGGCCGGGCCGACGGCGAGGGCGGCGTGGTGCGGCTGTCGCTGTGGAACCACCCCGGCGACGGCATCTACGGGATGTTCGCCCGCTGCGAGCGGATGGTCCGGAGCTGCGAGAAGTTGCTCGGCGACGAGGCGTACCACTACCACTCGAAGATGATTCTGAAGGACGCGAAGGTGGGCGGCGCGTGGGCCTGGCACCAGGACTACGGCTACTGGTACCAGAACGGCGTACTCACCCCGAACCTCGTGAGCGTGTTCATCGCGGTGGACCCGTGCACGCGGGAGAACGGGTGCCTTCAGGTGATCGGCCGCTCGCACCACGCGGGGCGGGTGAACCACATCCTCACCGGCGAGCAGGCCGGGGCCGACCGGGAGCGCGTCGAGGAACTGCTGAAGCGCCCCGACCAGTTCCCGCTGGTGTACGTGACGATGGAGCCCGGCGACGCGGTGTTCTTCCACTCGAACCTGCTGCACCGGAGCGACCAGAACCGCAGCGACCACCCGCGGTGGGCGATGATCTGCTGCTACAACGCGAAATCGAACGACCCCTACAAGGACTCGCACCACCCGCGGTACACGCCGCTGAGCGTGGTGCCCGACGCCGCCATCAAGCGGGCCGGGGTGAAGCGGTTCGCGGACAGCGGCGACGTGAAATGGCTGGAGGATGCGAGAGATTCGAGCGCCAAGTCCTTATTAGGAGACCAGAACCGGTGA
- a CDS encoding glycosyltransferase family 2 protein: MTAPRFSIVIPTRERPHTLEHTLTTCLAQTGDFEVVVSDNWSGPRTRELVEARADPRVRYVRTPALLAMTDSLEFAVSHARGEYVIVQGDDDGLLRHALAAVDAALTATGAAVLQWDSAVYNWPDVRNPYFSPDTLLLPLLHRPVGHLLRPRAARQVIAEVAAGRVPYSELPVIYNAVIKRDLFDRLRARTGRVFKTRTPDVHAAFAVAALVDTFHALRAPIGVCGRSGASTGVARHFSKKGSPIDNEFRRLNEAAGLPLHPWVPDLPPIPSAVADAFLWAKADLFPDDAGTNLDRAQLVRDCIAETELDGAAEWDEVRAACRAALADAPELLAWFEREYGAREWSELPRPDRGRHRSWRRYGPGHLFLDTAAFGARNVDDVADLCERLLGYARDGVNYHIETSAGDAERSELQEKESQVRYLTRECAELQEQLRRQHTAFTQHIGGQDERLRVQEERLKRQDEVLAGQRLRIVGLEKQTQKGVIGRLADLIRPRRAG; the protein is encoded by the coding sequence GTGACCGCCCCGCGTTTCAGCATCGTGATCCCCACCCGCGAGCGCCCGCACACGCTCGAACACACCCTCACCACGTGCCTGGCGCAAACGGGCGACTTCGAAGTCGTGGTGAGCGACAACTGGAGCGGGCCGCGCACCCGCGAGCTGGTCGAGGCCCGCGCCGACCCGCGGGTGCGGTACGTCCGCACGCCGGCGCTGCTTGCGATGACCGACAGCCTCGAGTTCGCGGTGTCGCACGCCCGCGGCGAGTACGTCATCGTTCAGGGCGACGACGACGGGCTGCTGCGGCACGCGCTGGCCGCGGTCGACGCGGCGCTGACCGCCACCGGGGCCGCCGTGCTCCAGTGGGACAGCGCGGTGTACAACTGGCCGGACGTCCGCAACCCCTACTTCAGCCCGGACACGCTGCTGCTGCCGCTGCTGCACCGGCCCGTCGGGCACCTGCTCCGGCCCCGCGCGGCGCGCCAGGTGATCGCCGAGGTGGCGGCCGGGCGGGTGCCCTACTCCGAGCTGCCGGTCATTTACAACGCGGTGATCAAACGCGACCTGTTCGACCGGCTCCGGGCGCGCACCGGGCGGGTGTTCAAGACCCGCACGCCCGACGTGCACGCCGCGTTCGCGGTGGCCGCGCTGGTGGATACGTTCCACGCGCTGCGTGCCCCGATCGGGGTGTGCGGGCGCTCCGGTGCGAGCACCGGCGTCGCGCGGCACTTCAGTAAGAAGGGGTCGCCGATCGACAACGAGTTCCGCCGGCTGAACGAGGCCGCCGGGCTCCCGCTGCACCCGTGGGTGCCGGACCTGCCGCCGATCCCGTCGGCCGTGGCCGACGCGTTCCTGTGGGCGAAGGCCGACCTGTTTCCGGACGACGCGGGCACGAACCTGGACCGCGCCCAACTGGTCCGCGACTGTATCGCCGAGACCGAGCTGGACGGCGCCGCGGAGTGGGACGAGGTGCGGGCGGCGTGCCGGGCGGCGCTGGCCGACGCCCCGGAACTGCTCGCGTGGTTCGAGCGCGAGTACGGGGCACGGGAGTGGAGCGAACTGCCGCGGCCGGACCGCGGCCGGCACCGGTCCTGGCGCCGGTACGGCCCCGGGCACCTGTTCCTCGACACCGCCGCCTTCGGCGCACGCAATGTTGACGACGTGGCCGACCTGTGCGAGCGCCTGCTCGGTTACGCCCGCGACGGCGTCAACTACCACATCGAAACCTCGGCCGGGGACGCCGAGCGGTCCGAGCTTCAGGAGAAGGAGTCGCAAGTCCGGTACCTGACCCGCGAGTGCGCGGAGCTACAGGAGCAACTGCGCCGGCAGCACACGGCGTTCACCCAGCACATTGGGGGGCAGGACGAGCGGCTGCGGGTTCAGGAAGAACGGCTCAAACGCCAGGACGAGGTGCTGGCCGGTCAGCGGCTCCGGATCGTTGGGCTCGAAAAGCAGACACAGAAGGGCGTGATCGGCCGGCTCGCGGACCTGATCCGCCCGCGCCGCGCCGGGTGA
- the ggt gene encoding gamma-glutamyltransferase, with amino-acid sequence MRTRVLFAAAFALAAAALLAAERPVTPAGRSTRSVTVATNGMVATSHPLAAQVGLDVLKGGGNAVDAAIATSAAMGLMEPTSCGIGGDLFAIVWDAKTQKLYGLNASGRAPGKATLPYFKEKGLNAIPTSGPLSWSVPGCVDGWDQLRTRFGTKGFKELLTPAIGYAEAGVPVPEVISGHWKSVNKMRDPGMRETFLVRDGAALRSPNAGEVFKNPHLARSYKLIADGGRDAFYKGEVAEKLVALSDKVGGLFALKDFADHTSEWVDPVKASYRGYDVWELPPPGQGIAALQMLNLIEPHDVKKMGPNSPDYWHLLVEATKLAFADRAKFYADPVFAKVPVADLVSKEYAAKRAKLLDPNKALTDVPAGDPKLSTSETIYLTVVDKDRNCVSLIQSNYSGFGSGLSAPGTGFGIQNRGCLFALDESHANKLEPGKRPFHTIIPAMVTKDGKPWLTFGVMGGDMQPQGHVQVLVNLIDFGMNVQAAGDAPRVEHVGSASPRGEPAGAKGGTVKAEPGIPVEVVKELDRRGHVVERVKVNGGGYQGILIDPKTNVLHGGTESRKDGAAVGY; translated from the coding sequence ATGCGCACCCGCGTTCTGTTCGCAGCCGCCTTCGCGCTCGCCGCAGCCGCCCTTCTGGCCGCGGAGCGGCCGGTCACGCCGGCGGGGCGGTCCACCCGTTCCGTCACCGTGGCGACCAACGGCATGGTCGCCACCAGTCACCCACTCGCGGCACAGGTCGGGCTCGACGTACTGAAGGGCGGCGGCAACGCCGTCGATGCCGCGATCGCCACCAGCGCGGCGATGGGGCTGATGGAACCCACCTCGTGCGGCATCGGCGGCGACCTGTTCGCGATCGTCTGGGACGCGAAGACGCAAAAGCTCTACGGCCTCAACGCCAGCGGCCGCGCGCCGGGTAAAGCCACCCTCCCGTACTTCAAAGAAAAGGGACTGAACGCGATTCCGACCTCCGGGCCGCTGTCGTGGTCGGTCCCGGGGTGCGTGGACGGCTGGGACCAGCTCCGGACCCGGTTCGGTACGAAGGGTTTCAAGGAGCTGCTTACCCCGGCCATCGGATACGCGGAGGCCGGGGTGCCCGTGCCCGAAGTGATTTCGGGGCACTGGAAATCGGTCAACAAGATGCGCGACCCCGGGATGCGCGAGACCTTCCTGGTCCGCGACGGCGCCGCGCTCCGCTCGCCGAACGCGGGCGAGGTGTTCAAGAACCCGCACCTGGCCCGCTCCTACAAGCTGATCGCGGACGGCGGGCGCGACGCCTTCTACAAGGGAGAAGTCGCCGAAAAGCTCGTGGCGCTTTCGGATAAGGTCGGGGGGCTTTTCGCGCTCAAGGACTTCGCCGATCACACGTCGGAGTGGGTCGATCCGGTCAAGGCGTCGTACCGCGGGTACGACGTGTGGGAGCTGCCGCCGCCCGGCCAGGGCATCGCCGCGTTGCAGATGCTCAACCTGATCGAGCCGCACGACGTGAAAAAGATGGGACCGAACTCGCCCGACTACTGGCACCTGCTCGTCGAAGCCACGAAGCTCGCGTTCGCCGACCGCGCGAAGTTCTACGCGGACCCGGTGTTCGCGAAGGTGCCGGTGGCGGACCTCGTCTCAAAAGAGTACGCCGCGAAGCGGGCCAAACTGCTCGACCCGAACAAAGCGCTCACCGACGTGCCCGCCGGCGACCCGAAGCTGAGCACCTCGGAAACGATCTACCTGACGGTGGTGGACAAGGACCGCAACTGCGTGTCACTGATCCAGAGTAACTACTCGGGCTTCGGGTCCGGGCTGAGCGCCCCGGGCACCGGGTTCGGCATCCAGAACCGCGGGTGCCTGTTCGCGCTCGACGAGAGCCACGCGAACAAGCTCGAACCCGGCAAGCGGCCCTTTCACACCATCATCCCGGCGATGGTCACCAAGGACGGGAAGCCGTGGCTCACGTTCGGGGTGATGGGCGGCGACATGCAGCCGCAGGGGCACGTTCAGGTGCTGGTGAACCTGATCGATTTCGGGATGAACGTGCAGGCCGCCGGGGACGCGCCCCGGGTCGAACACGTCGGCAGCGCGAGCCCGAGAGGAGAGCCCGCGGGCGCAAAGGGGGGCACGGTCAAGGCCGAACCCGGCATCCCGGTCGAGGTGGTCAAGGAGTTGGATCGCCGCGGCCACGTGGTCGAGCGCGTCAAGGTGAACGGCGGCGGCTATCAGGGCATCCTGATCGACCCGAAAACGAACGTGCTGCACGGCGGCACCGAGTCCCGCAAGGACGGCGCGGCCGTCGGCTACTGA
- a CDS encoding PVC-type heme-binding CxxCH protein — protein sequence MRTLALLLALLTFTAGPRLAAADADKPVPARDAAGKMTLPDGFKATLFAGEPDIVQPIAFTFDDRGRMWVVECLSYPKWSRDGKGSDRVVILEDTDGDGVHDKKTVFLDNGVNLSGIEYGFGGIWLCSLPNLTFVPVLDGDKPGKPEVKLDGWNMVDTKHNIFNSLVWGPDGWLYGCNGIQAKSFVGAPGTPKEKRTYLDCGVWRYHPTRKAFEAVAHGTTNPFGLDFDEHGEMFITNCVIDHLFHFVPGGHYQRMYGQDPNPHAYGLMGSCVDYKHWAGGDWTSSRTTGVGGKPEHSDAGGGHAHSGAAIYLADNFPKEYRNTLFTANIHGNRLNNDGLERTKSGMKGVRRPDFLFANDSWFRGICVKTGPEGGLYVSDWCDTGECHNYDKADTTNGRIYRVVYKGAQPFKGDIAKLTDTELVKLQLHPNDWFVRKARRVLQERAAAGKLGKETPDALRKLLREEKEVPKRLRALWALMATEQVTLGDASALVTAADVSLRGWGFRCGLTYDGKRDTSDMLPILLALERESSEHALLHITAAVAQAGPRARGCAKVLTEKLTAKSNPQLALAVWYRVADELARAPDEAHRTMCETNSPLIWRNAVRLLLSGPDDQMNRGVSRLIELLSSVNQPLTLLSVVSPPDLTRETLAAMRDALAGRQNVKLPANWSEARKQILKHAAGEVPRNVEALSVMFGDKDAIAALAARITDATAKADDRRAAVELLAPRKLPDFAKTLHALLDDPALRGTAIRALAQLPDPATPAAIVKAYPKFTLGEKADAVQTLAARVSFAKELLDAVEKGHIPRADVPVVTARQVLALNDKATSERLEKVWGKITPVAKERAALVTKWKGVLTEDSLKKGDPVNGRVMFTKHCAACHKMFGEGQSVAPELTGSQRASLEYVLENVLDPSAVVPSEYRLVNFTLADDRVVSGIVLRETKDAVTVRTVNDTLTVPVADVVTRKPTNVSIMPEGLFDQMKPDEVRDLIAYLRAKEQVPLPK from the coding sequence ATGCGGACACTCGCACTTCTCCTCGCCCTGCTGACCTTCACCGCCGGCCCGCGGCTCGCCGCGGCCGACGCCGATAAGCCCGTTCCGGCGCGGGACGCCGCGGGCAAGATGACCCTGCCCGACGGCTTCAAGGCCACGCTGTTCGCGGGCGAACCGGACATCGTCCAACCGATCGCGTTCACGTTCGACGACCGCGGCCGGATGTGGGTAGTTGAGTGCCTGAGCTACCCCAAGTGGAGCCGGGACGGTAAGGGGAGCGACCGCGTCGTGATCCTCGAAGACACCGACGGCGACGGCGTTCACGACAAGAAGACCGTGTTCCTCGACAACGGGGTGAACCTGTCCGGCATCGAGTACGGGTTCGGCGGCATCTGGCTGTGCTCGCTCCCGAACCTCACCTTCGTTCCCGTTCTCGACGGCGACAAGCCCGGCAAGCCGGAGGTGAAGCTCGACGGCTGGAACATGGTCGACACGAAGCACAACATCTTCAACTCGCTCGTCTGGGGGCCGGACGGCTGGCTCTACGGCTGCAACGGCATTCAAGCGAAGTCGTTTGTCGGCGCGCCGGGCACGCCGAAAGAGAAGCGCACCTACCTCGACTGCGGCGTGTGGCGCTATCACCCCACGCGGAAGGCGTTCGAGGCGGTCGCGCACGGCACCACCAACCCGTTCGGCCTCGACTTCGACGAGCACGGCGAGATGTTCATCACGAACTGCGTGATCGACCACCTGTTTCACTTCGTCCCCGGCGGCCACTACCAGCGCATGTACGGCCAGGACCCGAACCCCCACGCCTACGGGCTGATGGGGAGTTGCGTGGACTACAAGCACTGGGCCGGGGGCGACTGGACCAGCTCGCGCACCACCGGCGTGGGCGGCAAGCCCGAGCACTCCGACGCCGGCGGCGGGCACGCGCACAGTGGGGCGGCGATTTACCTCGCGGACAACTTCCCGAAGGAGTACCGCAACACGCTGTTCACCGCGAACATCCACGGCAACCGGCTCAACAACGACGGCCTGGAACGCACCAAGAGCGGAATGAAGGGCGTGCGGCGCCCGGACTTCCTGTTCGCGAACGACTCATGGTTCCGCGGCATCTGCGTGAAAACCGGACCGGAAGGTGGGCTGTACGTCAGCGACTGGTGCGACACCGGCGAGTGCCACAACTACGATAAGGCCGACACCACCAACGGCCGCATCTACCGCGTGGTGTACAAGGGCGCCCAACCGTTTAAAGGCGACATCGCGAAGCTGACCGACACCGAACTGGTGAAGCTCCAACTGCACCCGAACGACTGGTTCGTGCGAAAGGCCCGCCGGGTGCTCCAGGAGCGCGCCGCGGCCGGGAAACTCGGTAAGGAGACGCCCGACGCTCTGCGAAAGTTGCTGAGAGAAGAGAAGGAGGTTCCGAAGCGGTTGCGGGCGCTGTGGGCGCTCATGGCGACAGAACAAGTTACCCTGGGTGATGCGTCCGCCCTTGTCACCGCCGCCGACGTTTCGCTCCGCGGGTGGGGGTTCCGCTGCGGCCTCACTTACGACGGGAAGCGCGACACGAGCGACATGCTGCCGATCCTCCTGGCGCTGGAGCGGGAGTCCTCAGAACACGCCCTCCTGCACATCACCGCGGCGGTCGCTCAAGCCGGGCCGCGTGCGCGGGGGTGCGCCAAAGTTCTGACCGAAAAGCTGACGGCAAAGTCGAACCCGCAACTGGCGCTCGCGGTCTGGTATCGGGTCGCTGATGAGTTGGCTCGCGCTCCGGATGAAGCGCACCGCACGATGTGCGAAACCAACAGTCCGCTCATCTGGCGGAACGCGGTGCGGCTGCTGTTGAGTGGGCCGGACGACCAGATGAACCGAGGGGTGTCTCGACTCATCGAACTGCTCAGTAGCGTCAACCAACCCCTCACGCTTCTGTCCGTGGTCAGCCCGCCTGACCTGACCCGCGAAACGCTGGCGGCGATGCGCGACGCGCTCGCGGGTCGGCAGAACGTCAAGCTGCCGGCCAACTGGTCGGAGGCCCGCAAACAAATATTGAAGCACGCGGCGGGTGAGGTGCCGCGCAACGTCGAGGCACTCAGTGTCATGTTCGGCGACAAGGACGCCATCGCCGCACTGGCGGCGCGCATCACGGACGCGACCGCGAAGGCCGACGACCGCCGCGCCGCGGTCGAGTTGCTCGCGCCGCGCAAGCTCCCCGACTTCGCCAAGACGCTCCACGCGCTCCTCGACGACCCGGCGTTGCGCGGCACCGCGATTCGCGCGCTGGCGCAACTCCCCGATCCCGCAACTCCCGCAGCCATCGTCAAGGCGTACCCGAAGTTCACTCTGGGAGAAAAAGCGGACGCCGTCCAGACGCTTGCGGCCCGCGTGAGCTTCGCAAAGGAGCTTCTCGACGCCGTCGAGAAGGGCCACATCCCTCGGGCGGACGTTCCGGTGGTGACCGCACGCCAGGTACTCGCGCTCAACGACAAAGCGACCTCCGAGCGGCTCGAAAAGGTCTGGGGTAAGATCACGCCGGTCGCCAAGGAGCGGGCCGCGCTGGTCACGAAATGGAAGGGCGTACTCACCGAGGACAGCCTCAAAAAGGGCGACCCGGTGAACGGCCGCGTGATGTTCACCAAGCACTGCGCGGCGTGTCACAAGATGTTCGGCGAAGGGCAGTCTGTCGCGCCGGAATTGACCGGCTCGCAGCGCGCTAGCCTCGAATACGTGCTGGAGAACGTCCTTGATCCGAGCGCGGTCGTGCCCAGCGAGTACCGGCTGGTGAACTTCACCCTCGCCGACGACCGCGTGGTCAGCGGGATCGTGTTACGCGAGACGAAGGACGCGGTCACCGTGCGCACCGTCAACGACACCCTCACGGTCCCGGTCGCGGACGTGGTGACGCGCAAACCCACGAACGTGTCGATCATGCCCGAGGGGCTGTTCGACCAGATGAAGCCCGACGAGGTGCGCGACCTGATCGCGTACTTGAGGGCGAAAGAGCAAGTGCCGTTACCGAAGTGA